From Vulpes vulpes isolate BD-2025 chromosome 7, VulVul3, whole genome shotgun sequence, one genomic window encodes:
- the ING2 gene encoding inhibitor of growth protein 2: MLGQQQQQLYSSAALLTGERSRLLTCYVQDYLECVESLPHDMQRNVSVLRELDNKYQETLKEIDDVYEKYKKEDDSNQKKRLQQHLQRALINSQELGDEKIQIVTQMLELVENRARQMELHSQCFQDPAEGERASDKGKMDSSQPERSSRRPRRQRTSESRDLCHMTNGIEDCDDQPPKEKKSKSAKKKKRSKAKQEREASPVEFAIDPNEPTYCLCNQVSYGEMIGCDNEQCPIEWFHFSCVSLTYKPKGKWYCPKCRGDNEKTMDKSTDKAKKDRRSR, translated from the exons aTGTtagggcagcagcagcagcaactctACTCGTCGGCCGCGCTCCTGACCGGGGAGCGGAGCCGGCTGCTCACCTGCTACGTGCAGGACTACCTCGAGTGCGTCGAGTCGCTGCCCCACGACATGCAGAGGAACGTGTCTGTGCTCCGAGAGCTGGACAACAAATATCAAG aaacattAAAGGAAATTGATGATGTctatgaaaaatataagaaagaagatGATTCAAACCAGAAAAAACGCCTACAGCAGCATCTCCAGAGAGCATTAATCAATAGTCAAGAATTGGGAGATGAAAAAATTCAGATTGTCACGCAGATGCTCGAATTGGTGGAAAATCGGGCAAGGCAAATGGAGTTGCATTCACAGTGTTTTCAAGATCCTGCTGAAGGTGAACGGGCCTCGGATAAGGGAAAGATGGATTCCAGCCAACCAGAAAGATCTTCGAGAAGACCCCGCAGACAGCGAACCAGTGAAAGCCGTGATTTATGTCACATGACGAATGGGATTGAAGACTGTGATGATCAGCCacctaaggaaaagaaatccaagtCAGCCAAGAAAAAGAAACGCTCCAAGGCCAAGCAGGAAAGGGAAGCATCACCTGTTGAGTTTGCAATAGATCCCAATGAACCTACATACTGTTTGTGTAACCAAGTGTCTTATGGGGAAATGATCGGATGTGACAATGAACAGTGTCCAATTGAATGGTTTCACTTTTCGTGTGTTTCGCTTACCTATAAACCAAAGGGGAAGTGGTATTGCCCAAAGTGCAGGGGAGATAATGAGAAAACAATGGACAAAAGTACTGACAAGGCAAAAAAGGATAGAAGATCGAGGTAG